The following are encoded in a window of uncultured Pseudomonas sp. genomic DNA:
- a CDS encoding heavy metal response regulator transcription factor has product MRLLVAEDEPKTGIYLQQGLTEAGFNVDRVMTGTDALQHALSEAYDLLILDVMMPGLDGWEVLRMVRAAGKDVPVLFLTARDGVEDRVKGLELGADDYLVKPFAFSELLARVRTLLRRSNSAPTQTTMKIADLEVDLLKRRAVRSGKRIDLTAKEFLLLELLLRRRGEVLPKSLIASQVWDMNFDSDTNVIEVAIRRLRAKVDDDFELKLIHTSRGMGYMLDAQESE; this is encoded by the coding sequence ATGAGACTTTTAGTTGCTGAAGACGAGCCCAAAACAGGTATTTATTTGCAACAGGGCCTCACTGAGGCTGGATTCAATGTCGACCGCGTGATGACCGGAACGGATGCGCTCCAGCATGCGTTAAGCGAGGCCTATGACCTGTTGATTCTGGACGTCATGATGCCGGGCCTAGATGGCTGGGAAGTGCTAAGGATGGTGCGGGCGGCGGGAAAGGATGTGCCCGTGTTATTCCTCACAGCACGTGACGGTGTTGAGGATCGCGTGAAAGGCTTGGAGCTGGGGGCCGATGACTACCTAGTCAAACCTTTTGCCTTTTCTGAGTTGTTAGCACGCGTTAGGACACTGCTTCGCCGTAGCAATAGCGCGCCCACGCAGACCACCATGAAAATAGCTGACCTTGAAGTCGATCTGCTTAAGCGGCGTGCCGTGCGCAGTGGAAAGCGAATTGATCTGACAGCAAAGGAGTTTTTGTTGCTCGAATTGCTGCTGCGTCGTCGTGGTGAGGTTCTTCCCAAATCGTTGATCGCCTCCCAGGTGTGGGACATGAATTTCGACAGCGACACCAACGTAATCGAAGTGGCTATTCGCCGCTTGCGCGCCAAGGTTGACGATGATTTCGAGTTAAAACTGATTCATACCTCTCGCGGTATGGGATACATGCTTGATGCTCAGGAATCTGAATGA
- a CDS encoding co-regulatory protein PtrA N-terminal domain-containing protein, which produces MKLLKSLFLVGSLLLASVAWAEGGAGRLFERIESMRDKAEAVLVQAEKAPASERHVHMKEHMKMLGEIMNQLHSEHPAPGISTEEHLAWMEQHDKLVDDVLAQMMREHKLMMADKECHP; this is translated from the coding sequence ATGAAACTGCTTAAATCTTTATTTCTGGTTGGTTCGCTCCTGCTTGCATCAGTGGCTTGGGCAGAGGGTGGTGCTGGTAGGCTCTTCGAACGCATAGAGAGCATGCGAGACAAAGCTGAGGCTGTACTAGTTCAGGCGGAAAAAGCGCCTGCCAGTGAACGTCATGTGCACATGAAAGAGCACATGAAAATGCTCGGCGAGATCATGAACCAGCTGCACAGCGAGCATCCGGCTCCCGGCATATCTACGGAAGAACATCTCGCGTGGATGGAGCAGCACGACAAATTGGTTGATGACGTCCTTGCGCAGATGATGCGTGAGCACAAGCTGATGATGGCTGATAAAGAGTGCCATCCATAA
- a CDS encoding copper resistance system multicopper oxidase: protein MHCKTSRRTFVKGLAATGILGGLGLWRTPVWAVTSPGQPNVLTGTDFDLFIGETPVNITGAARTAMAINGSIPGPILRWREGDTVTLRVRNRLAEDTSIHWHGIILPANMDGVPGLSFHGIAPDGMYEYKFKVNQNGTYWYHSHSGLQEQIGVYGALVIDAKEPEPFSYDRDYVVMLTDWTDEDPNRLLAKLKKQSDYYNYHKRTVGDFINDVSEQGWSAAVADRKMWAEMKMSPTDLADVSAYTYTYLMNGQAPNGNWTGIFKPGEKLRLRFINGSAMSYFDVRIPGLKMTVVAADGLHVKPVSVDEFRIAVAETYDVIVELADQEAYTIFAQSMDRTGYARGTLAVREGLSAAVPETDPRPLIAMGDMGMDHGSMAGMDHSKMTGMGDMAGMDHSKMAGMGDMAGMDHSGMAGMGAAMQAHPASETNNPLVDMQTMTPTHKLDDPGIGLRGNGRRVLTYSDLKSTFPDPDGREPSRTIELHLTGHMEKFSWSFDGIKFSDAEPLRLKYGERVRITLVNDTMMTHPIHLHGMWSDLEDENGQFMVRKHTIDMPPGSKRSYRVTADALGRWAYHCHLLLHMEMGMFREVRVDE from the coding sequence ATGCACTGCAAAACCTCAAGACGAACCTTCGTTAAAGGCCTGGCCGCCACCGGCATTCTCGGAGGCCTTGGCTTGTGGCGCACGCCCGTTTGGGCGGTGACCAGCCCAGGTCAGCCCAATGTATTGACTGGCACCGACTTCGACTTATTCATTGGTGAAACACCGGTGAATATCACGGGCGCCGCGCGGACCGCGATGGCTATTAACGGGTCTATTCCAGGGCCCATTCTGCGCTGGCGAGAAGGCGACACCGTCACCCTGCGGGTGAGAAACCGCTTGGCCGAAGACACCTCGATTCACTGGCACGGGATTATTCTGCCCGCCAACATGGACGGTGTGCCTGGTTTGAGCTTCCACGGCATCGCGCCTGACGGCATGTACGAGTACAAGTTCAAGGTCAATCAGAATGGTACCTACTGGTACCACAGCCACTCTGGACTGCAGGAGCAGATCGGCGTTTACGGTGCTCTAGTCATCGACGCCAAGGAGCCTGAGCCGTTCAGCTACGACCGTGACTACGTGGTGATGCTGACTGACTGGACCGATGAAGATCCAAACCGGCTACTGGCCAAGCTGAAAAAGCAGTCGGACTACTACAACTATCACAAGCGCACCGTTGGCGACTTTATTAATGACGTCAGCGAGCAAGGTTGGTCGGCAGCCGTTGCCGACCGCAAGATGTGGGCCGAAATGAAGATGAGCCCCACCGATCTTGCTGACGTCAGTGCCTATACCTACACCTACTTGATGAATGGTCAGGCACCGAATGGCAACTGGACCGGTATCTTCAAGCCGGGTGAAAAGCTCCGCTTGCGCTTTATCAACGGCTCGGCCATGAGCTACTTCGACGTGCGTATTCCAGGCCTGAAGATGACCGTGGTCGCGGCCGATGGCCTGCACGTCAAGCCGGTCAGCGTCGACGAATTCCGTATCGCCGTTGCGGAAACCTACGACGTGATTGTCGAGCTCGCCGACCAAGAGGCTTACACCATTTTTGCCCAGTCCATGGATCGCACCGGCTATGCCCGCGGCACCTTGGCGGTCCGTGAAGGGTTGAGCGCTGCGGTGCCAGAAACCGATCCTCGCCCCCTGATCGCCATGGGCGACATGGGTATGGATCACGGCAGCATGGCTGGAATGGACCATAGCAAGATGACCGGCATGGGTGACATGGCCGGCATGGATCACAGCAAGATGGCCGGCATGGGCGATATGGCCGGCATGGATCACTCTGGTATGGCGGGCATGGGCGCAGCGATGCAAGCGCACCCGGCCTCCGAAACCAATAATCCACTGGTCGACATGCAAACCATGACCCCGACCCACAAGCTGGACGATCCGGGTATCGGCCTACGTGGTAATGGCCGTCGCGTGCTGACCTACTCTGACCTGAAAAGCACCTTCCCCGATCCCGATGGCCGTGAGCCCAGCCGAACCATTGAGCTGCACCTTACCGGGCACATGGAGAAATTTTCCTGGTCGTTCGACGGCATCAAGTTTTCGGATGCAGAGCCGCTGCGCCTGAAGTACGGCGAGCGCGTGCGCATCACGTTAGTCAACGACACCATGATGACCCACCCCATCCACCTCCACGGCATGTGGAGCGATCTTGAGGATGAAAATGGCCAGTTCATGGTGCGTAAACACACAATCGATATGCCACCGGGCTCCAAGCGTAGCTATCGCGTAACCGCTGATGCTCTTGGGCGTTGGGCCTATCACTGCCACCTGTTGCTGCACATGGAAATGGGCATGTTCCGTGAAGTACGCGTGGACGAGTAA
- a CDS encoding cupredoxin family protein — MKSKLISFLLTTTLVFTASAAMASPSHSKSAIGQPGDAKKADRTIEIRMGDIFFEPQSIDLKAGETVRFILKNEGALLHEFNLGMAAAHAAHQKEMVVMLQNGTLSPTAAQGMSNMAHGMGGMKMVGMKHDDPNSVLIEPGATEELVWTFTKATGLEFACNIPGHYQSGMVGKVNVR; from the coding sequence ATGAAATCCAAACTCATCTCATTTCTTCTCACCACAACACTGGTCTTCACCGCCTCTGCTGCCATGGCCAGCCCGAGCCATAGTAAAAGCGCTATTGGCCAACCGGGAGACGCCAAGAAAGCTGATCGCACCATCGAAATCAGAATGGGCGATATCTTTTTCGAGCCGCAGAGTATTGATCTCAAAGCAGGAGAAACCGTCCGCTTCATACTCAAAAATGAGGGCGCGCTGCTGCATGAGTTCAACCTGGGCATGGCCGCCGCACATGCCGCCCATCAAAAAGAAATGGTCGTCATGCTTCAGAACGGCACGCTGTCTCCAACGGCCGCACAGGGCATGAGCAACATGGCGCATGGCATGGGCGGGATGAAGATGGTCGGCATGAAACACGACGATCCAAACAGCGTCTTGATTGAGCCAGGTGCCACCGAAGAACTGGTATGGACCTTTACCAAGGCAACGGGCCTTGAGTTCGCCTGCAACATCCCTGGCCATTACCAATCGGGGATGGTCGGCAAGGTCAACGTGCGCTAA
- a CDS encoding IS3 family transposase (programmed frameshift) has protein sequence MTRRSFSTDFKLEAAGLVLDQGYSIPEACKSMGVGPTALRRWVEQLRDERGGTTPLCSKALTPEQKRIQDLEAQVRRLEREKEIPKKGYRSFNVGLPQSVTLIEALGERYPRAKLCRLFSVHRSSFYDASKRRRRVNHRRIELRQRASELHAQSRGSAGARTLSAALRMQGEVVGRFLAGRLMKEARLFSSQYRKHRYRKAEGESAVAPNTLNREFNVSGPNQIWCGDVTYIWAGNRWIYLAAVMDLYARRIVGWAPSNRPDSRLTTRALRVAYESSGCPQALMFHSDQGSHYTSIEFRQMLWRYRIKQSMSRRGNCWDNAPMERFFRSLKTEWIPEHGYASQEHAEADVLRYLTHHYNHQRPHSYNGYQTPAETESLAG, from the exons ATGACCAGAAGATCATTCAGTACAGATTTCAAACTCGAAGCAGCTGGCCTAGTTCTAGACCAAGGCTATTCTATACCCGAGGCCTGCAAGTCCATGGGCGTAGGCCCAACGGCGTTGCGTCGATGGGTTGAGCAACTGCGTGACGAGCGTGGAGGCACAACACCGCTGTGCAGTAAGGCCCTGACACCTGAGCAGAAGCGCATCCAAGACCTGGAAGCCCAGGTTCGACGCTTGGAGCGGGAGAAAGAAATCC CTAAAAAAGGCTACCGCTCTTTTAATGTCGGACTCCCTCAATCAGTAACCCTGATCGAGGCATTGGGTGAGCGGTATCCACGAGCCAAACTGTGCAGGCTATTTAGCGTGCATCGCAGCAGCTTCTACGACGCCAGCAAGCGTCGCCGTCGAGTGAATCACCGGCGAATTGAATTACGTCAGCGTGCCTCTGAATTACATGCGCAAAGTCGCGGTTCAGCTGGCGCCAGAACGCTATCGGCCGCACTGCGGATGCAGGGTGAAGTGGTCGGTCGCTTTCTGGCGGGACGCCTGATGAAAGAGGCTCGGTTATTTAGTTCGCAATACCGTAAGCATCGCTACCGTAAAGCTGAGGGTGAGAGTGCGGTTGCGCCGAACACGCTGAATCGGGAGTTTAACGTAAGCGGCCCTAACCAAATCTGGTGCGGCGACGTCACGTATATCTGGGCAGGTAACCGTTGGATCTATCTCGCGGCGGTCATGGATTTGTATGCGCGCCGGATTGTCGGCTGGGCACCCTCCAATCGGCCGGACTCGCGGCTCACGACGCGCGCTTTACGTGTGGCTTATGAGTCTAGTGGCTGCCCACAGGCACTGATGTTTCACTCCGACCAAGGTAGTCATTACACCAGTATCGAGTTTCGCCAGATGCTTTGGCGCTACCGCATAAAACAGAGCATGAGCCGGCGCGGTAACTGCTGGGACAATGCGCCGATGGAGCGCTTTTTCAGAAGCCTGAAGACGGAATGGATACCGGAACATGGCTACGCCAGCCAAGAACATGCAGAGGCAGATGTGCTGCGCTATCTGACGCACCACTACAACCACCAACGCCCACACAGCTACAACGGATACCAAACGCCAGCGGAAACTGAATCACTAGCCGGATAA
- a CDS encoding heavy metal sensor histidine kinase gives MKHLSLTARMSLMFMLAVMAVLTISGLSFNEFSRHHFMMLDQQTLDEKLESTQKILRNTRNQADLERVLPQLKAMLGAHHDLAAIILARDGTTLFAEPQLFNVPEKFRHNTDHGMWQWEHKGRMFRGMTAQVSTPAQPSFLTALLILDVTKHVHFFETLQRWFWIGLVISALVSAALGWVVARSGLTPLRQVTQVATSMSARSLKERIPLEPVPLELQQLVTAFNAMLARLDDAFARISNFSADIAHELRTPLSNLMTHTEVVLSQKRNLEAYEENLYSNLEDLNRMSRMIDDMLFLAKSDNGLIIPQQVRIELSEVVTKLVEYYHLLADEQGIQLLVSGSGSVLGDKLMLDRAISNLLSNALRYTPAGKTISLTISSSAHAVTLIVENPGETIKPEHLDKLFDRFYRVDPARREGSPSNAGLGLAITRSIVEAHKGTIFCISSNGISAFHLELPPVNIT, from the coding sequence ATGAAGCACTTATCACTGACAGCGCGCATGAGTTTGATGTTCATGCTGGCGGTGATGGCTGTCCTGACAATATCAGGCCTTAGCTTCAATGAGTTCAGCCGGCATCACTTTATGATGCTCGACCAGCAGACGTTGGATGAGAAGCTCGAATCAACTCAGAAAATCCTCCGCAATACACGCAACCAAGCAGACCTTGAAAGAGTTTTACCGCAACTGAAAGCAATGCTCGGGGCGCATCACGATTTAGCCGCGATCATCCTTGCACGCGACGGCACAACACTTTTTGCCGAGCCTCAGCTGTTCAATGTCCCCGAAAAGTTTCGCCATAACACTGATCATGGGATGTGGCAGTGGGAGCACAAAGGTCGAATGTTCCGTGGCATGACTGCGCAGGTATCAACCCCGGCTCAGCCTTCATTTCTCACGGCGTTGCTGATTCTTGATGTGACCAAGCATGTGCATTTCTTTGAAACGTTGCAGCGCTGGTTTTGGATTGGCCTGGTTATCAGCGCACTGGTAAGCGCTGCGTTAGGCTGGGTTGTAGCCCGCAGTGGCTTGACCCCCTTGCGGCAGGTCACCCAGGTGGCGACGTCGATGTCGGCCAGGTCGCTGAAAGAGCGTATTCCGCTGGAGCCCGTGCCCCTTGAGCTTCAGCAGTTGGTGACGGCATTCAATGCGATGCTTGCCCGGCTCGATGACGCTTTTGCTCGGATCTCAAACTTTTCAGCCGACATTGCCCATGAATTGCGTACACCACTCAGCAATTTGATGACGCACACCGAGGTGGTGCTGAGCCAAAAGCGCAATCTCGAAGCCTATGAAGAAAACCTCTATTCGAACCTCGAGGACCTCAACCGCATGTCGCGAATGATCGACGACATGCTGTTTCTGGCTAAATCGGACAATGGCTTGATCATCCCCCAGCAGGTGCGCATTGAACTCAGCGAGGTCGTAACCAAGCTGGTCGAGTACTACCACCTGTTGGCGGACGAGCAGGGCATTCAGTTGCTTGTGAGTGGATCCGGCAGCGTGCTGGGTGACAAGCTGATGCTCGATCGCGCGATCTCGAACCTGCTGTCCAATGCGCTGCGTTATACACCTGCCGGCAAGACGATATCGCTAACGATCTCATCGAGCGCACATGCGGTCACGCTCATCGTCGAGAACCCAGGTGAAACCATCAAGCCCGAGCACCTGGATAAGCTCTTCGACCGTTTCTATCGAGTAGACCCGGCGCGCCGCGAAGGCAGCCCGAGCAATGCCGGCCTTGGCTTGGCCATTACCCGCTCCATTGTTGAGGCGCACAAGGGCACCATTTTCTGCATCTCCAGCAATGGCATCAGCGCCTTTCACCTGGAGCTTCCCCCGGTAAACATCACCTAG
- a CDS encoding DUF2933 domain-containing protein: protein MDHSHHSGSELPFWKSRNGIVLIMLAVIGLFYVAREHFGHLSQALPYLILLLCPLMHIFGHKHGGHSHQDGADTPKHDSRK from the coding sequence ATGGACCACTCCCACCACTCAGGCTCTGAATTGCCATTCTGGAAGAGCAGAAATGGCATTGTGCTGATTATGCTGGCCGTCATCGGTTTGTTTTACGTGGCCCGCGAGCATTTTGGCCACCTGTCTCAGGCACTGCCTTACTTGATTCTGCTGCTGTGCCCGCTGATGCACATATTCGGTCACAAGCATGGTGGGCACTCCCACCAGGATGGTGCTGATACTCCCAAGCACGACAGCCGGAAATAA
- a CDS encoding heavy metal translocating P-type ATPase has product MHTTSCHLDHDHSKHQEDQHGSLHDPVCGMAVKPDSPFSESHEGQTYRFCSAKCLERFRAAPSRYVNPPQRAEHPHHDAAPPSPGATGAAEYTCPMHPEIRQPKPGNCPICGMTLEAVIPELEEEDSSELEDFTRRFWWTLPLTIIVTVLAMAGHSLTLFHGATQNWVELALATPVTLWGGWVFFTRGIDSIRHRSPNMWTLISLGTAAAYLYSVAATLAPQLFPQAFFQGGRIGVYFEAAAVIISLTLLGQMLELKARSQTSAAIKSLLGLAPKTARRINPDGQEEDVPLTHVHLGDHLRVRPGEKVPVDGSVLEGESAVDEAMLTGEPLPVTKRVGDTLIGATMNTHGSLVMQAQKVGADTMLSQIVQMVARAQRSKAPMQRMADAVAGYFVLGVIAIAILTFFGWGLLGAESGWVFGLINAVAVLIIACPCALGLATPMSVMVSTGKAATSGVLFRDASAIENLCKIDTLIVDKTGTLTEGRPVFHSAEGTGPFDPDEVLRLAASLDQGSEHPLAHAIVDHARAQGIELAKPDSFESGSGIGVRGHVDGQQLQLGNTALMEEAGIDAAPLRNPAEQLRLEGISIIYLAVDGVLAGLLAVSDPIKPTAKQAVSRLQGVDVNVIMATGDGLTTARAVAKELGIDEVHGEVKPQDKEKLVADLQRDGRRVAMAGDGINDAPALARADVGIAMGTGTDVAMNSAQVTLVKGDLLGILRARTLSVATVKNMRQNLAFAFIYNAMGIPLAAGVLYPLTGHLLSPMIAALAMSVSSASVVFNALRLRHTNID; this is encoded by the coding sequence ATGCACACCACCTCGTGCCATCTTGACCATGATCACTCCAAGCATCAGGAAGACCAACATGGGAGCCTGCACGATCCGGTGTGCGGCATGGCCGTCAAGCCAGACAGCCCATTCAGTGAAAGCCACGAAGGCCAGACATACCGGTTCTGCAGCGCGAAATGCCTGGAGAGGTTCCGGGCAGCACCTAGCCGCTATGTGAACCCTCCCCAGCGTGCGGAGCATCCACATCATGACGCTGCGCCTCCCTCACCTGGGGCCACAGGGGCGGCGGAATACACCTGCCCAATGCACCCGGAAATACGCCAGCCAAAACCTGGCAACTGCCCCATCTGCGGCATGACCTTGGAGGCAGTGATTCCGGAGCTGGAGGAAGAGGATAGTTCAGAGCTCGAGGACTTCACCCGGCGCTTCTGGTGGACACTCCCACTCACGATCATCGTGACGGTCTTGGCTATGGCCGGTCACTCATTAACGCTATTTCATGGCGCCACGCAGAACTGGGTAGAGCTTGCCTTGGCGACGCCTGTAACGCTCTGGGGCGGCTGGGTTTTTTTTACCCGAGGCATCGACTCGATCCGTCATCGCAGCCCCAATATGTGGACACTTATCAGCCTAGGTACTGCAGCAGCCTACCTCTACAGCGTTGCCGCGACCCTGGCCCCACAGCTATTTCCCCAGGCGTTCTTCCAGGGCGGACGCATTGGCGTCTACTTTGAGGCGGCGGCAGTCATCATCTCCCTGACGCTATTGGGCCAGATGCTCGAACTCAAGGCTCGCTCACAAACCTCAGCCGCCATTAAATCGCTATTAGGCCTAGCACCCAAAACCGCGCGGCGCATCAATCCTGACGGCCAGGAAGAGGATGTACCGTTGACCCATGTGCATCTGGGCGACCATCTGCGGGTACGCCCCGGTGAGAAAGTCCCGGTGGATGGCAGCGTTCTCGAAGGCGAAAGCGCCGTCGACGAGGCCATGCTGACCGGCGAGCCGTTACCGGTGACCAAGCGCGTTGGCGATACGCTGATCGGCGCAACCATGAATACCCACGGTAGTCTGGTCATGCAGGCGCAGAAGGTGGGGGCCGATACCATGCTGTCCCAGATCGTGCAGATGGTCGCCAGGGCGCAGCGCTCCAAGGCCCCCATGCAACGCATGGCCGATGCTGTCGCGGGTTATTTCGTGCTCGGCGTGATCGCCATCGCGATCCTCACGTTCTTCGGCTGGGGCTTGCTCGGTGCGGAGTCAGGCTGGGTATTCGGCCTGATCAACGCGGTTGCCGTACTGATCATTGCCTGCCCCTGTGCACTGGGCCTGGCGACCCCCATGTCGGTGATGGTCTCGACCGGCAAGGCGGCCACCAGTGGCGTCTTGTTCCGGGATGCCAGTGCCATAGAGAACCTGTGCAAGATTGATACGCTGATCGTCGACAAGACCGGCACGCTGACCGAGGGGCGGCCTGTATTCCATAGCGCAGAGGGTACCGGCCCGTTCGACCCGGACGAGGTGCTGCGATTGGCTGCAAGCCTCGATCAAGGCAGCGAACATCCGCTGGCCCATGCAATCGTTGATCACGCTCGCGCCCAAGGCATTGAGCTGGCCAAGCCGGATTCTTTCGAGTCGGGCTCAGGCATCGGTGTGCGCGGCCACGTGGACGGTCAACAACTGCAACTGGGTAATACGGCGTTGATGGAAGAGGCCGGAATAGATGCCGCCCCTCTGCGCAACCCTGCAGAGCAGCTTCGACTGGAGGGCATCAGCATTATTTACTTGGCGGTGGATGGCGTACTGGCAGGGCTGCTGGCTGTCTCTGACCCGATCAAGCCGACCGCTAAACAAGCAGTCAGCAGGCTTCAGGGGGTCGATGTGAACGTCATCATGGCCACCGGTGACGGGCTCACTACCGCAAGGGCCGTGGCCAAAGAGCTGGGTATCGACGAAGTCCATGGCGAGGTTAAACCTCAGGACAAAGAAAAACTGGTGGCCGATCTGCAGCGCGATGGCCGCCGCGTGGCCATGGCGGGCGACGGTATCAACGATGCCCCTGCACTAGCCCGTGCCGATGTTGGTATCGCGATGGGAACCGGTACCGATGTGGCGATGAACAGTGCTCAGGTGACCTTGGTCAAAGGTGATCTGCTGGGCATCTTACGGGCAAGGACCTTGTCCGTGGCCACGGTGAAAAACATGCGCCAAAACCTGGCCTTTGCCTTCATCTACAACGCCATGGGCATACCACTTGCGGCGGGGGTGCTCTACCCCCTGACCGGTCACCTGCTATCGCCCATGATTGCTGCACTGGCAATGAGTGTCAGCTCAGCGTCAGTGGTGTTCAACGCGCTGCGGTTGCGTCATACCAATATTGACTGA
- a CDS encoding co-regulatory protein PtrA N-terminal domain-containing protein has product MKSIKTLFVVIALSAASLAMAEGGAERTFARMEQASKVSMQAYQLAQQAKKQSPVAGNKTHTADHANC; this is encoded by the coding sequence ATGAAATCAATCAAAACCCTGTTCGTGGTGATCGCACTTAGCGCTGCTTCTTTGGCGATGGCCGAAGGCGGGGCTGAGCGTACGTTTGCCCGCATGGAACAGGCCAGCAAGGTATCGATGCAAGCCTATCAACTGGCCCAGCAAGCGAAAAAACAGTCGCCAGTGGCAGGCAATAAAACCCATACAGCCGACCACGCCAACTGCTAG
- a CDS encoding heavy-metal-associated domain-containing protein, which produces MFVLQVTGMGCGGCVGKITKAIQQLDATAIVEVDREAGRVMVESLVSADQISTRVRELGFPNQVTASQ; this is translated from the coding sequence ATGTTTGTATTACAGGTAACAGGAATGGGCTGTGGTGGCTGTGTCGGCAAAATCACTAAAGCCATTCAGCAACTGGACGCGACGGCAATAGTCGAGGTCGATCGTGAAGCCGGCAGGGTGATGGTTGAAAGCCTTGTCAGCGCTGATCAGATCAGTACGCGGGTGCGTGAGCTTGGCTTTCCGAATCAAGTTACGGCCAGCCAATAG
- a CDS encoding DUF5676 family membrane protein — translation MLLNPIKVGLAAAISFSLLWLLCSLFVLLAPAMTLSMSGAMMHMNLAGMGWHLTLAGVLTGLVGWFVLAGLGGWLLAVIYNRSV, via the coding sequence ATGCTGTTAAATCCAATTAAGGTCGGCCTCGCAGCTGCCATCAGCTTCTCCTTGCTATGGCTCCTATGCAGCCTGTTCGTCTTGCTCGCCCCTGCAATGACGCTGTCCATGTCCGGCGCCATGATGCATATGAACCTTGCTGGAATGGGCTGGCATTTAACCCTGGCTGGCGTTTTAACTGGCTTGGTCGGCTGGTTTGTACTAGCAGGTTTGGGTGGATGGCTGCTTGCCGTGATCTATAACCGTTCGGTTTGA